A window from Argopecten irradians isolate NY chromosome 3, Ai_NY, whole genome shotgun sequence encodes these proteins:
- the LOC138317927 gene encoding tRNA pseudouridine synthase Pus10-like, with product MDASMEQMASFADEDSTTADIITCLEQCGCCPRCIFRFLGEKNPSSFKCYPEAIKEALNDMKKRSIVKPESCDNTDVDMSRGDGQPCPACLGILQQYLDKPFLTKIKDYVTDAEYEFKSFLCSLTVPVCVLIRERSVLVHLREKFKAVYESVTESDIPRVKDVWKWTAGPLLGDSLGVPFDQKSNFDIAITFNYPKTFKECEIFLDFQPEVFKRRKFKRGQGELFNRANVGKALKDMTDQKLRRVFQTPPTIPKVACECESITCTREPLYIAGRYNKHNRSLSQTPWFVDGVRKSESSVEEKICDNLQKHFKYSDSKFSASGREDVDVLMLGTGRPFVVELLDPHKVTFSKAAILNIQKEINTASSEVQVRDLQIVTKEATNKLKEGEMEKTKTYLAHCWSSDVLSAEKLEEISAMTNIVLQQKTPVRVLHRRPLATRERTVYTMSAEKIDDHHFKLNLETQAGTYIKEFVHGDFGRTTPNMSTLTGTECDILQLDVLAVLLDWPEHIDDS from the exons GCTATAAAGGAGGCCCTAAATGATATGAAGAAGAGATCTATAGTCAAACCAGAATCCTGTGACAATACAGATGTTGATATGAGTCGAGGTGATGGTCAGCCTTGTCCAGCCTGTCTCGGTATACTACAGCAGTATCTAGACAAACCATTCTTAACAAAG ATAAAAGATTATGTGACTGATGCTGAGTATGAGTTTAAAAGTTTCCTCTGTTCTCTCACAGTCCCTGTGTGTGTCCTTATACGAGAG AGATCTGTTTTAGTACACCTACGAGAAAAATTCAA GGCAGTGTATGAGAGCGTGACAGAGTCTGATATTCCTCGGGTCAAGGACGTGTGGAAGTGGACAGCTGGACCATTGTTGGGCGATTCTTTAGGTGTACCATTTGATCAAAAG AGTAACTTTGATATTGCAATTACATTTAATTATCCTAAGACATTCAAGGAGTGTGAGATTTT CCTTGATTTCCAACCTGAGGTTTTCAAAAGAAGAAAGTTTAAAAGG GGCCAGGGAGAACTGTTTAACAGGGCTAATGTTGGCAAGGCATTAAAGGATATGACTGACCAGAAACTAAGAAG AGTGTTCCAGACACCTCCCACCATACCTAAGGTCGCGTGTGAGTGTGAGTCCATCACCTGTACCAGGGAACCTCTCTACATTGCTG GTAGATACAATAAACACAATCGCTCGCTGAGTCAGACGCCCTGGTTTGTCGATGGTGTACGTAAAAGTGAATCGTCAGTGGAGGAGAAAATCTGTGATAATCTACAGAAGCATTTCAAATATTCAG ACTCCAAGTTCTCAGCCTCGGGTCGTGAGGATGTTGATGTTCTTATGCTGGGAACAG ggcGACCATTTGTTGTGGAGCTTTTGGATCCTCATAAAGTAACTTTTTCTAAGGCAGCCATATTAAACATACAAAAG GAAATCAATACAGCATCATCTGAGGTCCAAGTTAGAGATCTACAAATTGTAACCAA GGAGGCCACTAACAAGCTGAAGGAAGGCGAGATGGAGAAGACAAAGACGTACTTGGCTCACTGTTGGAGTTCCGACGTGTTATCAGCGGAGAAACTTGAGGAAATCAGCGCCATGACA aatattgtgctacaacagaaaacacctgTTCGTGTCTTACACAG ACGCCCATTGGCAACAAGGGAGAGAACTGTGTACACTATGTCTGCAGAGAAGATTGACGATCATCATTTCAAACTAAACCTAGAAACACAGGCTGGAAC ATACATAAAAGAATTTGTTCATGGTGATTTTGGTCGCACAACACCAAACATGAGTACATTAACAGGAACAGAGTGTGATATCCTACAGCTTGATGTACTG GCTGTGTTACTGGACTGGCCAGAACATATAGACGACAGTTGA